The following are encoded together in the Thalassomonas haliotis genome:
- the glmU gene encoding bifunctional UDP-N-acetylglucosamine diphosphorylase/glucosamine-1-phosphate N-acetyltransferase GlmU, with the protein MSLSVVILAAGKGTRMHSSLPKVLHPVADKAMVEHVIHSARQLNADNIYLIYGFGGELLKAKLDQQTNGDDLVYIEQVEQLGTGHAVQQAVPYIKDDEDILVLYGDVPLTKVSTLESLLAAKPDKGMALLTVHLANPAGYGRIVRDNGKVVGIVEQKDANPEQLLINEANTGILLANGADIKRWLNQLSNDNAQGEYYLTDIIATAHGEGKAIATAHPETEIEVEGANNRVQLAALERAYQLRQAQELMIEGASLRDPARIDIRGQVKVGQEVVIDVNCIFEGEVELADGVQVGANCILKNCTIGAGTIIKPNTMVEDSQIGESCTLGPFARIRPNSVMKNDSHVGNFVEMKKTTLGAGSKANHLTYLGDSLIGEKVNVGAGTITCNYDGVNKSTTTIEDGAFIGSNSSLVAPVTIGELATVGAGSVVAKDVAAEELAVARGKQRNISGWQRPVKKS; encoded by the coding sequence ATGAGTCTTTCTGTTGTTATTCTTGCTGCGGGTAAAGGCACTCGTATGCACTCATCCCTGCCTAAGGTATTACACCCGGTGGCAGACAAGGCTATGGTTGAACATGTGATCCATAGTGCCAGACAATTAAACGCCGACAATATTTACCTGATCTACGGTTTCGGCGGCGAGCTGTTAAAAGCCAAGCTTGACCAGCAAACAAACGGCGATGATCTGGTGTACATCGAACAGGTCGAGCAGCTGGGCACAGGTCACGCGGTGCAGCAGGCGGTGCCTTATATCAAAGACGACGAAGATATCCTGGTATTGTACGGCGATGTGCCCCTGACTAAGGTTTCTACCCTTGAAAGCCTGCTGGCGGCCAAGCCGGATAAGGGGATGGCCCTGTTAACGGTTCACTTGGCCAATCCGGCCGGTTACGGCCGGATTGTCAGAGACAATGGCAAAGTAGTAGGTATTGTCGAACAAAAAGACGCCAACCCGGAGCAGTTGCTGATCAACGAAGCCAATACCGGTATCCTGCTGGCCAACGGCGCCGATATTAAACGTTGGTTAAACCAGTTATCCAACGATAATGCCCAGGGGGAATATTATCTTACCGATATTATCGCCACCGCCCACGGCGAAGGTAAAGCGATAGCCACCGCCCATCCGGAAACGGAAATTGAAGTGGAAGGGGCAAATAATCGGGTACAGCTGGCGGCACTGGAGCGGGCTTATCAGCTGCGCCAGGCACAGGAATTGATGATTGAAGGCGCCAGTTTACGGGATCCCGCCCGCATCGATATCCGCGGGCAGGTTAAGGTTGGCCAGGAAGTGGTGATCGATGTTAACTGTATCTTTGAAGGTGAAGTCGAACTGGCCGACGGCGTACAAGTCGGTGCCAATTGTATTTTGAAAAACTGCACAATCGGCGCCGGTACCATTATCAAGCCCAATACTATGGTTGAAGACAGCCAAATCGGCGAAAGCTGTACTTTGGGGCCGTTTGCGCGTATCCGTCCCAACAGCGTGATGAAAAACGACTCCCATGTCGGCAACTTCGTGGAAATGAAAAAAACCACTTTAGGCGCCGGTTCTAAAGCGAACCACCTGACCTATTTAGGTGATTCGCTTATCGGCGAAAAAGTAAATGTCGGTGCCGGCACCATTACCTGTAATTATGACGGTGTCAATAAATCCACCACTACCATAGAAGACGGAGCCTTTATCGGTTCTAACTCTTCACTGGTGGCGCCTGTGACTATAGGTGAGCTGGCTACGGTCGGCGCAGGTTCGGTGGTTGCCAAGGACGTGGCTGCCGAAGAACTGGCGGTTGCCCGCGGCAAACAGCGCAATATCAGCGGCTGGCAGAGACCGGTCAAGAAAAGTTAA
- a CDS encoding manganese efflux pump, with product MTLVDFICASILMGLGVGADVAAATFARAGQLKDLALVLLWVIGVSLTHSLFPMLGYLLTYFSVNALPALTPVIGLIAFACIALYLKSELTDFTPGTPGQPAQDKQLLVTCGVILAVSWDALWSGPAKSAQVVGWPETWVWLSFAIVGVVVALLAIISLLLARQLGKRFKPAKTAGLAVNWFSAALQYTVIGYFGLLALCRYSLGLDWSWWQLLLLSAIMVNFVIYLNHIKQLTHRRNRQKSHHLGRYRHWPSTIPVNR from the coding sequence ATGACCTTAGTTGATTTTATCTGTGCCAGTATTTTGATGGGTCTGGGCGTCGGCGCTGATGTGGCGGCGGCTACCTTTGCCCGTGCTGGTCAGCTCAAAGACCTGGCGCTGGTATTGTTATGGGTGATCGGCGTTTCCCTGACCCATAGCCTGTTTCCTATGTTGGGTTATTTGCTCACTTATTTTAGTGTTAATGCCCTGCCCGCGTTGACGCCGGTGATCGGCCTTATCGCCTTTGCCTGTATTGCCCTGTATTTGAAAAGTGAGTTAACTGACTTTACCCCGGGGACACCGGGTCAGCCTGCACAAGACAAGCAGCTGCTGGTGACCTGCGGCGTGATCCTGGCGGTCAGCTGGGATGCCCTCTGGTCCGGTCCGGCGAAATCCGCCCAGGTGGTGGGCTGGCCGGAAACCTGGGTATGGCTTTCTTTTGCGATTGTCGGTGTTGTGGTGGCGCTGCTGGCAATAATCAGTCTGCTGCTGGCGCGGCAACTGGGTAAACGTTTTAAGCCTGCTAAGACGGCGGGCCTGGCCGTCAACTGGTTTAGCGCTGCGCTGCAATATACGGTGATCGGCTATTTTGGTTTACTGGCGTTATGCCGTTATAGCCTGGGCCTGGACTGGTCCTGGTGGCAGTTGCTGCTGTTGTCGGCAATAATGGTTAATTTTGTTATTTACCTTAACCATATAAAGCAATTAACGCACAGGCGGAACAGGCAAAAAAGCCATCATCTTGGCCGTTATCGTCACTGGCCGTCAACGATACCGGTTAACCGCTGA